A DNA window from Roseovarius sp. Pro17 contains the following coding sequences:
- a CDS encoding alcohol dehydrogenase family protein: MTQTMKAMVLTGHGGLDKYVWHENWPKPEPGPMEALIRVGACGLNNTDVNTRSGWYSKTVSEATTGGAYAAVAEDDPTWGGAPITFPRIQGADAVGEVVAVGDGADTALIGKRVMTNGWLRDWSDPDNMEKVGYFGSEIDGGFAEFTKTDVRNMAVVTSDLSDAELATFSCSYSTAEGMLSRAIVTAADTVLVPGASGGVGGALVQLAKLRGARVIAMAAEAKHGEVARLGPDLILPRAPENLRKASGDEKVTVVADIVGGPYWPTLIEILERGGRYTCSGAIAGPMVTLDLRTFYLRDLTFTGSTIIPRGVFNNVVRYIERGYIKPVLAATYPLCELREAQQAFIEKQHTGNIVVVP, translated from the coding sequence ATGACCCAGACAATGAAAGCAATGGTGCTGACAGGGCATGGGGGCCTCGATAAATATGTCTGGCACGAGAATTGGCCGAAGCCCGAGCCCGGCCCGATGGAGGCACTGATCCGTGTCGGCGCCTGCGGTCTGAACAATACCGACGTGAACACGCGTTCGGGCTGGTATTCCAAGACGGTCAGCGAGGCAACCACCGGCGGCGCTTACGCGGCAGTGGCCGAGGACGACCCGACATGGGGCGGCGCGCCAATCACCTTCCCGCGCATTCAGGGCGCGGATGCGGTGGGCGAGGTCGTCGCGGTGGGCGACGGCGCGGACACTGCGCTGATCGGCAAACGCGTCATGACCAACGGCTGGCTGCGCGACTGGTCCGACCCGGACAACATGGAAAAAGTCGGCTATTTTGGCTCGGAAATTGACGGCGGCTTTGCCGAATTTACTAAGACCGACGTGCGCAACATGGCGGTGGTGACGTCCGATCTGAGCGACGCAGAACTTGCAACATTCTCGTGCTCGTATTCGACCGCAGAAGGCATGCTGTCGCGCGCGATTGTCACCGCCGCTGATACCGTTCTCGTGCCCGGCGCATCGGGCGGGGTCGGCGGCGCGCTGGTCCAGCTTGCCAAGCTTCGCGGCGCACGGGTGATCGCGATGGCAGCCGAGGCGAAACATGGCGAGGTGGCCCGGCTGGGCCCCGATCTCATCCTGCCGCGCGCGCCCGAGAATTTGCGCAAGGCCTCGGGCGACGAAAAGGTGACCGTCGTGGCCGATATTGTCGGGGGGCCGTATTGGCCGACGCTGATCGAAATCTTGGAGCGCGGTGGGCGCTATACCTGCTCGGGAGCGATTGCCGGGCCGATGGTGACGCTCGATCTGCGCACATTCTACTTGCGCGACCTGACATTCACTGGCTCGACAATCATCCCGCGCGGCGTTTTCAACAATGTCGTGCGTTACATTGAACGCGGTTATATCAAGCCGGTTCTCGCCGCCACCTATCCACTTTGCGAACTTCGCGAGGCGCAGCAGGCGTTCATCGAAAAGCAGCACACCGGCAACATCGTGGTGGTGCCGTGA
- a CDS encoding mandelate racemase/muconate lactonizing enzyme family protein, whose product MKITRITVWALDLPLTQPYWLSGGRLKFERLDSTYLRIDTDAGVSGWGEGCPWGTTYLPAHGPGIRAGIATLAPAILGRDPCSLRALNDAMDMQLPGHLYVKSAIDMACWDILGQVAGLPLWQLFGGDHAAPVAVNSSISTGTPDQMIALIRSASRQGYRVHSAKLGGHDIAADIARIEAISTALPTGEKVTYDINRAWTPGVAVQVLNTALARDWVEQPCETLDQCAHVARRVANPIMLDECLHSFQDHLDAWRLGACEGVKVKPNRVGGLTKALQIRDFGVAVGWQMHIEDLGGSALADTAAIHLASATPEANRLASWLCHYHLSADPVPGQGARNEGGFATPPSAPGLGVVPDPALLGDPVAVYEVSK is encoded by the coding sequence GTGAAAATCACCCGCATCACCGTCTGGGCGCTGGATCTGCCGCTGACGCAGCCCTACTGGCTGTCGGGTGGGCGGCTGAAATTCGAGCGTCTCGACAGCACGTATCTGCGGATCGACACCGATGCGGGCGTCAGCGGCTGGGGCGAGGGCTGTCCCTGGGGCACCACCTATCTGCCCGCGCACGGGCCGGGTATCCGCGCCGGGATCGCCACACTTGCGCCTGCCATCCTGGGCCGCGATCCGTGTAGCCTGCGCGCGCTGAATGATGCGATGGATATGCAGCTGCCCGGCCATCTTTATGTAAAATCCGCTATCGACATGGCCTGCTGGGATATTCTGGGGCAGGTTGCGGGCCTGCCGCTATGGCAGCTTTTCGGCGGGGACCATGCTGCGCCGGTGGCGGTCAATTCCTCTATTTCGACCGGCACCCCGGATCAGATGATCGCGCTGATCCGCAGCGCCAGCCGACAGGGCTATCGGGTGCATTCCGCCAAACTGGGTGGGCATGACATCGCCGCAGACATTGCCCGGATCGAGGCGATTTCAACCGCTCTGCCGACGGGCGAGAAGGTGACCTACGACATCAACCGCGCGTGGACGCCGGGCGTTGCCGTGCAGGTGCTGAACACCGCCCTTGCGCGCGACTGGGTCGAACAGCCTTGCGAGACACTGGATCAATGCGCCCATGTCGCGCGCCGCGTTGCCAACCCGATCATGCTGGATGAATGCCTGCACAGTTTTCAGGATCATCTGGACGCCTGGCGGCTGGGTGCGTGCGAAGGCGTCAAGGTCAAGCCGAACCGCGTGGGCGGCCTGACCAAGGCGCTGCAAATCCGCGATTTCGGCGTCGCGGTCGGTTGGCAGATGCATATCGAGGATCTGGGCGGCTCGGCCCTTGCCGACACCGCCGCGATCCATCTGGCAAGCGCCACGCCTGAGGCGAACCGGCTGGCCAGTTGGCTGTGCCACTATCACCTGTCGGCGGACCCGGTGCCGGGGCAGGGCGCGCGCAACGAGGGCGGTTTTGCAACGCCGCCGTCGGCGCCCGGTCTGGGTGTGGTTCCCGATCCTGCCCTGCTGGGCGATCCGGTGGCAGTATATGAGGTTTCAAAATGA
- a CDS encoding mandelate racemase/muconate lactonizing enzyme family protein, whose amino-acid sequence MKITRLTLWDVPLTSHVAYHMAAGKTCDTASSIVLRVDTDEGISGWGEVCPIPHYLPAYADGVRPALEYLAPVLIGGDPVGPEALMTRADAFLQGHAYAKSALDLALWDITGKVANLPLYALLGGRQAVDMPLYHSITCVAPEEMARMACEAQAEGITQFQVKLGADDDWQADIARLRLVREVVGDGPLVYGDWNCGATRLDATRVGRAVAHLDVMLEQPCATLEECAAVRAATGLPMKIDENGHDTASLLKAYDLGCMDAVALKLSKFGGLSPMRRARDLCLHLGAKMCIEDTWGSDVTTGALLHLAAATPARMLLNTCDLSGYVGPRLDGGAPVRRAGRIAPPEGVGLGVTPDPEILGQSMALID is encoded by the coding sequence ATGAAGATCACCCGTCTGACGCTTTGGGATGTGCCGCTCACAAGCCACGTCGCTTATCATATGGCGGCCGGCAAGACCTGTGACACGGCCTCATCAATCGTGCTGCGCGTTGATACCGACGAGGGCATTTCGGGCTGGGGCGAGGTGTGCCCGATCCCGCATTACCTGCCGGCTTATGCCGATGGTGTGCGCCCGGCGCTGGAATATCTTGCGCCGGTGCTGATCGGCGGCGATCCGGTCGGGCCTGAGGCGCTGATGACGCGTGCGGACGCGTTTCTGCAGGGTCACGCTTACGCCAAATCCGCGCTGGATCTGGCGCTGTGGGATATCACCGGCAAGGTCGCAAACCTGCCGCTATACGCGCTTTTGGGCGGGCGGCAGGCGGTGGATATGCCGCTCTATCATTCGATCACCTGTGTCGCGCCCGAGGAGATGGCCCGCATGGCTTGCGAGGCGCAGGCTGAGGGCATCACCCAGTTTCAGGTCAAGCTGGGCGCGGATGATGACTGGCAGGCCGATATCGCGCGCCTGCGGCTGGTGCGCGAGGTGGTGGGCGACGGGCCGCTGGTTTACGGCGATTGGAACTGCGGCGCGACGCGTTTGGATGCAACGCGGGTGGGCCGCGCAGTGGCGCATCTGGACGTGATGCTGGAACAGCCCTGCGCCACGCTGGAGGAATGTGCGGCGGTGCGCGCCGCGACAGGCCTGCCGATGAAGATCGACGAGAACGGGCATGACACTGCCTCGCTTCTGAAGGCATACGATCTGGGTTGCATGGATGCGGTAGCGTTGAAGCTGTCGAAATTCGGCGGGCTGTCCCCTATGCGCCGGGCTCGCGATCTGTGCCTGCATCTGGGCGCGAAGATGTGCATTGAGGATACTTGGGGGTCTGATGTCACGACCGGCGCGCTGCTCCACCTCGCCGCCGCCACGCCTGCGCGGATGCTTTTGAACACCTGCGATCTGTCGGGCTATGTTGGCCCGCGTCTGGATGGGGGCGCGCCTGTGCGCCGCGCCGGACGTATCGCCCCGCCCGAAGGCGTCGGTCTTGGCGTGACGCCCGATCCAGAAATTCTGGGCCAGTCCATGGCCCTCATAGATTAA
- a CDS encoding aspartate aminotransferase family protein produces MSETTAMEKWAERARAVLPAGGFGNYDPSIFIQHGKGSRVWDENGKEYIDYLIGSGPMLLGHGHPEVLEAVAEQLPKGMTFFANNSAAVELAEEICRAVACAEQVRFLASGGEADMYAMRLARAFTGRDKILKFEGGYHGMSAEAQMSLAPTRMVNFPQAVADSAGIPEAVRAEMLIAPFNDPEYLESLLAEHGDQIAGIIVEPLQRIIPPKPGFLQAVRDLCDRYGIALIFDEVVTGFRFAYGGAQEAYGVTPDLCTLGKVIGGGFPLAAVAGRKDIMDHFDKAIVGTDRWLMMLGTLSGNPVAAVAGLKTMEILRRDGAYDRLRANGKRLMDLYRTHLNSVGIAHRIVGHETLFNVVFTDREVRSYRDVLTADAAKSTRFNAILRENGIFKSPGKTYPHLALTEEDFELTEAAIAKAAQAVAAE; encoded by the coding sequence ATGTCCGAGACAACCGCAATGGAGAAATGGGCCGAGCGTGCCCGCGCCGTTCTGCCTGCCGGTGGCTTTGGTAATTATGATCCGTCGATATTCATCCAGCACGGCAAGGGCAGCCGCGTCTGGGACGAGAACGGCAAGGAGTATATCGACTACCTCATCGGCTCCGGCCCAATGCTGCTGGGCCACGGTCATCCGGAGGTATTGGAGGCTGTGGCCGAGCAACTGCCCAAGGGAATGACCTTCTTTGCCAACAACTCCGCCGCGGTGGAACTGGCGGAGGAAATCTGCCGCGCGGTCGCCTGCGCCGAGCAGGTCCGGTTTCTGGCCTCGGGGGGCGAGGCGGATATGTATGCGATGCGCCTTGCGCGCGCCTTTACCGGCCGCGACAAGATCCTGAAATTCGAGGGCGGTTATCACGGCATGTCTGCCGAGGCGCAGATGAGCCTTGCACCGACACGCATGGTAAATTTCCCCCAAGCCGTTGCCGACAGTGCCGGTATCCCCGAGGCCGTGCGCGCCGAAATGCTGATCGCGCCGTTCAACGATCCGGAGTATCTGGAAAGCCTGCTGGCCGAGCATGGCGACCAAATCGCCGGCATCATCGTCGAGCCCTTGCAGCGGATCATCCCGCCCAAACCGGGGTTTCTTCAGGCGGTACGAGACCTGTGCGATCGCTATGGCATCGCGCTGATCTTTGATGAGGTCGTGACCGGCTTTCGCTTTGCCTATGGCGGCGCGCAGGAGGCCTATGGCGTCACGCCTGACCTCTGCACACTGGGCAAGGTCATCGGGGGCGGGTTTCCATTGGCTGCCGTGGCGGGGCGCAAGGATATCATGGATCATTTCGACAAGGCGATTGTCGGGACTGATCGCTGGCTGATGATGCTGGGCACGCTTTCTGGCAATCCGGTCGCGGCGGTGGCGGGGCTGAAAACAATGGAAATCCTGCGCCGTGACGGGGCTTATGATCGCCTCAGGGCAAATGGCAAACGCCTGATGGATCTCTATCGCACACATCTGAATTCGGTCGGCATCGCACACCGGATCGTCGGCCATGAGACATTGTTCAACGTCGTATTCACCGATCGGGAGGTACGCAGCTACCGCGACGTGCTGACTGCGGATGCCGCCAAAAGCACCCGGTTCAACGCGATATTGCGCGAAAACGGCATCTTCAAATCGCCCGGTAAAACCTATCCGCACCTGGCCCTGACAGAAGAGGATTTTGAGTTGACCGAAGCCGCAATTGCCAAAGCGGCGCAGGCAGTGGCCGCAGAATGA
- a CDS encoding ABC transporter substrate-binding protein, which translates to MYAVGNGYFAFGIVYNNEEIKKPPTSWENLWNPDYAGRGIMPSAVTSIRVPVLAMFNSLAGGTLDDLARAAEKMADCRLPMPSQGRRDGVGYSVTYREKHR; encoded by the coding sequence ATATACGCCGTCGGCAACGGCTATTTCGCCTTCGGGATTGTCTACAACAACGAAGAGATCAAAAAACCGCCCACCTCGTGGGAGAATCTTTGGAATCCCGATTATGCCGGGCGAGGCATCATGCCCAGCGCGGTCACCTCGATCAGGGTGCCGGTGCTCGCGATGTTCAACTCGCTGGCAGGCGGGACGCTGGACGACTTGGCCCGTGCCGCTGAAAAGATGGCGGACTGCCGATTGCCGATGCCATCCCAAGGAAGGCGCGATGGCGTCGGATATTCGGTTACATATCGTGAAAAACACCGATGA
- a CDS encoding ATP-binding cassette domain-containing protein — MTQDPIQLTGISRRFGSVTALADISLSVRQGEFLALLGPSGCGKATLLRLIAGFLDPSSGDVFIAGKRMNTVPPDRRPLNTVFQNYALFQTWTWPKTSPSI, encoded by the coding sequence ATGACGCAGGATCCTATCCAACTGACTGGAATATCGCGCCGGTTTGGTTCGGTGACTGCGCTTGCCGATATTTCCCTTTCGGTGCGCCAGGGCGAGTTTCTGGCCCTGCTGGGTCCATCGGGCTGTGGCAAGGCCACGCTTTTGCGGCTTATTGCGGGGTTCCTCGACCCGTCTTCGGGCGATGTGTTCATCGCGGGCAAGCGGATGAATACCGTGCCGCCGGATCGTCGCCCGCTGAATACGGTGTTCCAGAACTACGCTCTTTTTCAAACATGGACGTGGCCGAAAACATCGCCTTCGATCTGA
- a CDS encoding alpha/beta fold hydrolase, with translation MGYSLHIALLGELSVVANGTAVALPASRKARAVLGYLAATARPVRRERLCEMFWDLPDDPRGSLRWALSKLRQAVDDEGTPRIIADRERAAFEPTDALVDLRAIRERLIDDPPLIPPLELRDMAGQLQRPLLEGLEQAGTESFQLWLAAEREDMHLLQLNVLRRLTLHPELTQAEALKWARRWIEETPLEEEAARGLVNALAQSGRLEEARHWEADFHATAKKAGLSVTGPLLDEKSEPPTTNPAVERPVESPPRRMLRKQTIGFCRASDGVRLAYATVGEGPPLVKAANWLNHLELDWNSPIWAPTFSAWANQRTFIRYDERGNGLSDWDVNDISFEAFVRDLETVVDALGLDRFPLLGMSQGCAVSVEYAARHPERVSCLVLIAGYATGWRIGASDEEQARREAVLTLTRHGWGTSNPAYRHIFSQTFMPDSKPEDLAWFDEFQRQTTSPENAVRFQEAFGHIDVRESLAKVQAPTIVFHARDDHRISLEQGRELAIGIPDAEFVQLDSKNHILLGHEPAWVECVQQTEDFLQEHAT, from the coding sequence ATGGGTTATTCACTCCACATCGCCCTTTTAGGTGAATTGTCCGTCGTGGCCAACGGCACGGCAGTTGCCCTGCCTGCGTCACGCAAGGCGCGCGCAGTGCTGGGATACCTTGCCGCGACGGCACGTCCCGTCCGCCGCGAGCGCCTGTGCGAGATGTTCTGGGATTTGCCCGACGATCCGCGCGGATCGCTGCGTTGGGCGCTGAGCAAATTGCGCCAAGCCGTCGATGACGAGGGTACACCCCGTATTATCGCGGATCGGGAGCGTGCGGCCTTTGAGCCGACCGATGCCCTTGTGGATCTGCGCGCAATACGCGAACGCCTGATCGACGACCCACCCCTGATCCCCCCGCTCGAATTGCGCGATATGGCCGGGCAGTTGCAGCGGCCCCTTCTCGAAGGGTTGGAGCAAGCCGGCACGGAGAGTTTTCAGCTATGGCTGGCCGCTGAGCGTGAGGACATGCACCTGCTGCAACTCAACGTCCTGCGGCGCCTGACGCTTCATCCCGAACTGACGCAAGCCGAGGCCTTGAAATGGGCGCGGCGCTGGATAGAAGAAACCCCGCTTGAGGAAGAAGCCGCGCGCGGATTGGTCAATGCGCTCGCGCAATCGGGACGACTGGAAGAAGCGCGCCATTGGGAAGCGGATTTTCACGCAACCGCGAAAAAGGCCGGGCTGTCTGTCACCGGCCCGCTACTGGACGAGAAATCGGAGCCGCCGACAACCAACCCCGCAGTCGAACGGCCGGTGGAAAGCCCGCCCCGCCGCATGTTGCGCAAGCAAACCATCGGGTTTTGCCGGGCGTCGGACGGAGTGCGCCTTGCCTATGCCACCGTCGGAGAGGGGCCGCCGTTGGTCAAGGCGGCGAACTGGTTGAACCATCTGGAACTGGATTGGAACAGCCCCATCTGGGCACCGACCTTTTCGGCCTGGGCCAATCAACGGACGTTTATCCGCTACGACGAACGCGGCAATGGCCTGTCGGATTGGGACGTGAATGATATCAGCTTTGAGGCGTTCGTGCGCGATTTGGAAACCGTAGTCGATGCGCTGGGGCTGGATCGGTTCCCGTTGCTGGGCATGTCCCAAGGGTGCGCGGTTTCGGTGGAATATGCGGCGCGCCACCCCGAACGGGTGTCTTGCCTCGTCCTGATCGCCGGATATGCCACCGGATGGCGTATCGGCGCCAGCGACGAAGAACAGGCGCGCCGCGAGGCCGTCCTCACGCTTACCCGTCATGGCTGGGGGACGTCGAACCCCGCCTACAGGCACATATTCTCGCAAACCTTTATGCCGGATTCAAAGCCGGAAGATCTGGCATGGTTCGACGAGTTCCAGCGCCAGACGACCTCTCCGGAAAACGCCGTGCGGTTTCAGGAAGCATTCGGCCATATCGACGTGCGCGAAAGCCTGGCCAAGGTGCAAGCGCCCACAATCGTTTTTCACGCGCGCGACGACCACCGGATATCGCTGGAGCAGGGGCGCGAGCTTGCGATCGGCATCCCGGACGCCGAATTCGTGCAACTCGACAGCAAGAACCACATCCTCTTGGGCCATGAGCCAGCGTGGGTGGAATGCGTTCAGCAAACCGAAGATTTCTTGCAAGAGCATGCGACCTGA
- a CDS encoding homocysteine S-methyltransferase family protein yields the protein MTHTKRINLPHQTDQIFLTDAGFETSMLFHKGFDMPYFAFFPMLRTVEGRAAMKGYFAQFMETARQNDAGFILDTNTWRANPDWAGLLGHDRDDLADINREAVTFAEELRSEFGAGMNVLINGVIGPRGDGYDPSTIMSADEAEAYHGFQVGVLADSGADMVSALTMTNTPEAIGIARAAAKAGVPCVISFTLETDGRLPTGETLGEAIGKVDANCRVKPAYYMINCAHPDHFRGMLEHGGDWTKRIYGVRANASRMSHAELDNCEELDDGNPQELGQQYAELTRLLPKLNVFGGCCGTDHRHVAQICEAVHAA from the coding sequence ATGACACATACGAAACGTATAAACCTGCCCCACCAGACCGATCAGATTTTTCTGACGGATGCAGGGTTCGAGACCTCAATGCTGTTCCACAAGGGTTTTGACATGCCCTATTTCGCGTTCTTTCCCATGTTGCGGACGGTCGAGGGCCGCGCCGCGATGAAGGGATATTTCGCGCAATTCATGGAAACGGCCCGGCAGAATGACGCTGGGTTCATTTTGGATACCAACACCTGGAGGGCAAACCCCGACTGGGCCGGATTGCTGGGCCATGATCGGGATGATCTGGCGGACATCAACCGGGAGGCTGTCACCTTTGCGGAGGAGCTTCGTAGCGAGTTCGGCGCAGGTATGAATGTTCTGATCAATGGCGTGATTGGACCGCGTGGCGATGGCTATGACCCGTCCACGATTATGAGCGCGGACGAGGCCGAGGCCTATCACGGATTTCAGGTCGGAGTCCTTGCAGACAGCGGGGCCGATATGGTGTCGGCACTAACCATGACCAACACTCCCGAAGCGATCGGCATCGCGCGTGCTGCAGCAAAAGCGGGCGTGCCTTGCGTGATCAGTTTCACGCTGGAAACGGATGGTCGGTTGCCCACGGGCGAAACGCTGGGCGAGGCGATAGGCAAAGTTGATGCGAACTGCCGGGTCAAACCTGCCTATTACATGATCAACTGCGCCCACCCGGATCACTTCCGCGGCATGCTTGAGCACGGCGGCGACTGGACCAAGCGCATCTACGGCGTGCGGGCAAATGCCTCGCGGATGAGCCATGCGGAACTCGATAATTGCGAAGAGCTGGATGACGGCAATCCGCAGGAACTGGGCCAGCAATATGCAGAGCTTACGCGCCTGTTGCCAAAGCTGAACGTCTTTGGCGGCTGCTGCGGCACGGACCATCGGCACGTGGCGCAGATCTGCGAGGCGGTGCACGCGGCCTGA
- a CDS encoding class I SAM-dependent methyltransferase, which translates to MSNFAFSRRTARPQPDAPLAYGKIAHRYDHAHRRWLRGTGRQAQDAFDGAAAAIVQPGFRVLDAGCGTAAVAKRLIRLCHGHIDAHLLDVCPEMLKATGPMRAEKRLGRLEDIPFPQGHFDLVTCAWALEATTRPLNALRELVRVTRPGGMVCFVSSADFGQMPLVQRMVHRNVQRRGLGRLLTPAEIADIPMLFPKAHVRLMHINHSSVLGLIRKETRGSAGKEACGSAGARPCMSKH; encoded by the coding sequence ATGAGTAATTTTGCATTTTCACGCCGAACCGCGCGGCCCCAGCCGGATGCGCCGCTTGCCTATGGCAAGATCGCACATCGCTATGACCACGCGCATCGGCGCTGGTTGCGTGGCACCGGACGGCAGGCGCAAGATGCGTTTGATGGTGCGGCGGCGGCCATTGTCCAGCCGGGATTCCGGGTTCTGGACGCGGGCTGCGGCACCGCTGCCGTGGCCAAGCGTTTGATCCGGCTGTGCCATGGTCACATCGATGCCCATCTGCTGGATGTTTGCCCCGAAATGCTCAAGGCGACCGGACCGATGCGCGCCGAAAAACGTCTGGGGCGTCTGGAGGATATTCCGTTTCCGCAAGGGCACTTCGACCTCGTGACATGCGCTTGGGCGTTGGAAGCGACCACGCGGCCGCTGAATGCGTTGCGCGAACTGGTTCGTGTCACGCGACCGGGCGGGATGGTCTGTTTCGTCTCTAGTGCAGATTTCGGCCAGATGCCGCTAGTGCAACGTATGGTCCATCGCAACGTGCAGAGGCGCGGTCTTGGCCGGCTTCTGACGCCTGCTGAAATCGCGGATATCCCTATGCTGTTCCCCAAGGCACATGTGCGCCTCATGCACATTAATCATAGCTCCGTCTTAGGACTGATCCGGAAAGAGACGCGGGGCTCTGCCGGAAAAGAGGCATGCGGCTCTGCCGGAGCGCGCCCGTGCATGTCCAAACACTGA
- a CDS encoding isoprenylcysteine carboxylmethyltransferase family protein produces the protein MSRFIMLYALLCYGLFLAVFVWMAAFLLDIEGIRTSPAGMPWPMAAAVDIALISVFGLTHSIMARPAFKRVWTKVIPAAAERATYVLQSSVLLGAIFLFWQPIDVTIWSIEGKLVILVLIIFFTGLGLIVLATFLLDHFEFTGLRQAWDNMRDVPAQRAQFRTPLLYQIVRHPLQLGIVTAIFAVPHMTGDGLLFATVMLTYIYIGLRFEERALLREFGDAYAAYCKSVPMLFPRIPIRSGGAHHTG, from the coding sequence ATGTCCCGTTTCATCATGCTATACGCCCTTCTGTGTTATGGCTTGTTTCTTGCTGTTTTCGTCTGGATGGCAGCTTTTCTTCTGGATATCGAAGGTATCCGCACGTCACCCGCCGGGATGCCTTGGCCGATGGCGGCTGCCGTCGACATCGCGCTGATCTCGGTCTTTGGCCTTACCCATAGCATCATGGCACGCCCCGCCTTCAAACGGGTCTGGACTAAGGTGATTCCGGCGGCTGCCGAGCGGGCGACGTATGTGTTGCAATCGTCCGTATTGCTGGGTGCGATTTTCCTGTTTTGGCAACCAATTGACGTGACCATCTGGAGCATCGAAGGAAAACTTGTGATCCTCGTTCTTATCATATTCTTTACCGGCCTCGGGTTGATCGTCCTTGCCACATTCCTGCTGGATCATTTTGAATTTACCGGTCTGCGACAGGCGTGGGATAACATGCGGGACGTGCCTGCCCAACGTGCGCAATTCCGCACACCATTGCTCTATCAGATCGTGCGCCATCCGTTGCAGCTGGGTATTGTCACGGCCATCTTCGCGGTGCCGCACATGACCGGCGACGGGCTGCTTTTTGCCACGGTCATGCTGACGTATATTTATATCGGTCTAAGGTTTGAAGAACGCGCCCTGTTGCGCGAGTTCGGCGATGCCTATGCGGCATATTGCAAGTCTGTCCCAATGCTGTTTCCGAGGATTCCAATTCGGTCAGGTGGTGCACACCACACGGGTTGA
- a CDS encoding prephenate dehydrogenase, translating to MKFEISDTPRETLGIVGFGAFGKLIAQSLSGHFELFAYDPVSNLEDIAAELGVSLTSLTKVAQCDVVVIAAPVSSFEDVVTSVAAVCRPGALIVDVGSVKVQAAEIMERILPDHVDVVATHPLFGPQSARDGIRGLKIAVCPIRGGRHLPLAAFLRKHLGLHVIMTTPHDHDREAATVQGLTHLIAKVLLSMAPLPSRMTTRSFELLVDSISMVQNDAPEVFQAIEKANPYTEDVRRRFFNLAHELSVDLESRT from the coding sequence ATGAAATTCGAGATATCAGATACGCCAAGGGAAACCCTTGGAATCGTCGGTTTTGGCGCTTTTGGAAAGCTGATTGCGCAAAGCCTGAGTGGGCATTTTGAGCTGTTTGCTTATGACCCGGTATCAAACCTTGAAGATATTGCTGCAGAACTCGGTGTATCTCTTACCTCCCTAACTAAAGTAGCGCAGTGCGACGTGGTTGTGATCGCGGCACCTGTTTCGAGTTTCGAAGACGTCGTGACTTCTGTTGCCGCAGTCTGTCGCCCCGGAGCGCTGATTGTTGATGTCGGGTCTGTCAAGGTACAGGCGGCTGAGATTATGGAGAGAATTCTTCCAGATCACGTTGATGTTGTCGCCACTCACCCTCTGTTCGGTCCGCAGAGCGCTCGCGATGGCATTCGCGGCCTGAAGATTGCAGTTTGTCCAATCCGGGGAGGGCGTCATTTGCCCCTTGCGGCGTTTCTTCGCAAACATCTTGGCCTTCACGTAATCATGACAACGCCCCATGACCACGACCGCGAAGCAGCAACGGTTCAGGGCTTAACGCATTTGATAGCCAAGGTCTTGCTGAGCATGGCACCTTTGCCGTCACGAATGACAACGCGAAGCTTTGAGTTACTCGTCGATTCAATCTCCATGGTTCAAAACGATGCTCCTGAAGTATTTCAAGCCATAGAGAAAGCGAACCCTTACACAGAGGATGTCAGGCGGCGCTTTTTTAATCTGGCCCATGAACTGAGTGTCGATCTGGAAAGCAGAACCTAA